The following coding sequences lie in one Spirosoma sp. KUDC1026 genomic window:
- a CDS encoding TerC/Alx family metal homeostasis membrane protein — protein MLSNETIFFLCFAAFVLFIMALDLGAFSKRQSHVVHFKEAAFWSAIWVALSVIFYFFLKNYGYLVHGITDMARLEEIRSRYAEHVAIVPGNFAASLERFQNNMSVEYITGYLVEYSLSADNIFVFILIFNTFGVRERYYKKILVWGILGAIVLRFVFIFLGSALIQRFEWIMYIFGAFLVYTGVQLFFQKEEDEQIDTNSHPVVRFARKYLNVFPRNVEDNFFVRDKVNHKLFVTPLFIIVIVISFTDLVFAVDSIPAIFSITKDPYIVFFSNVFAIMGLRSMFFFLSSIMDQFRFLKVGLAVLLTFIGAKMLAEHWLHDIGFKPVYSLYIIIAILGLSVLASWLIPEKKDNQTGTPV, from the coding sequence ATGCTTTCCAACGAGACGATATTTTTTCTGTGCTTTGCAGCATTTGTTTTGTTCATCATGGCCCTGGACCTGGGCGCGTTTTCCAAGCGTCAGAGCCATGTCGTTCATTTTAAAGAAGCCGCTTTCTGGAGTGCCATCTGGGTTGCTCTCTCCGTCATCTTCTACTTTTTCCTCAAAAACTATGGCTACCTCGTCCACGGCATCACCGACATGGCGCGGCTGGAGGAAATCAGAAGCCGGTACGCTGAACACGTTGCTATCGTTCCCGGCAATTTTGCGGCCAGTTTGGAGCGGTTTCAGAACAATATGTCGGTTGAATACATCACCGGCTATCTGGTCGAATACTCGTTATCGGCTGATAATATCTTTGTATTTATTCTGATTTTCAATACGTTCGGTGTTCGAGAGCGGTACTACAAAAAGATTCTGGTCTGGGGAATTCTCGGTGCTATCGTTCTCCGATTTGTCTTCATTTTCCTGGGTTCGGCGCTCATTCAGCGGTTTGAGTGGATTATGTATATCTTCGGTGCATTCCTGGTGTACACGGGTGTCCAGTTGTTTTTCCAGAAGGAAGAAGACGAACAGATTGACACCAACAGCCATCCTGTTGTGCGTTTTGCCCGCAAATATCTGAACGTGTTTCCGCGTAACGTAGAGGATAACTTCTTTGTCCGTGACAAAGTGAATCACAAGTTATTCGTGACGCCCCTGTTCATCATTGTGATTGTTATTTCGTTTACCGATCTGGTTTTCGCCGTCGACTCTATTCCAGCCATTTTTTCGATCACGAAAGATCCGTACATCGTCTTTTTCTCCAACGTATTTGCCATCATGGGCTTACGGTCAATGTTCTTCTTCCTGTCGAGCATTATGGATCAGTTCCGTTTCCTGAAAGTTGGCCTAGCAGTTTTACTAACGTTTATTGGCGCTAAAATGCTGGCCGAACACTGGCTGCATGATATTGGCTTCAAGCCCGTCTACTCACTCTATATTATTATCGCTATCTTGGGCTTAAGCGTATTGGCCTCCTGGCTGATACCGGAAAAAAAAGATAACCAGACCGGCACCCCGGTTTAA
- a CDS encoding glycosyltransferase family 2 protein — translation MFNGKKVIVVMPAYRAALTLERTYREIPFDLVDDVILVDDASPDNTVEEARRLGINHVIRHDKNKGYGGNQKTCYAKALELGGDIVIMLHPDYQYTPMLLPAMISIIGNGLYPVVFASRILGKGALKGGMPMYKYIANRFLTFTQNLLMNQKLSEYHTGYRAFSGEVLRSLNFTHNSDDFIFDNEMIAQIFYKGFEIAEVTCPTKYFEEASSINFRRSSIYGLGVLRTSILYLFTKLGLMRWNVLTQ, via the coding sequence ATGTTTAACGGCAAGAAAGTAATTGTTGTCATGCCGGCTTACCGGGCCGCGCTTACCCTGGAACGCACCTACCGCGAAATTCCATTCGATTTAGTTGATGACGTAATTCTGGTAGATGACGCCAGTCCTGATAATACGGTTGAGGAAGCCCGCCGACTGGGTATAAACCATGTCATTCGGCACGATAAAAACAAAGGCTACGGCGGTAACCAGAAAACCTGTTACGCAAAAGCGCTGGAGTTAGGCGGAGACATTGTAATTATGCTCCACCCAGACTATCAATATACGCCTATGCTGTTGCCTGCCATGATTAGTATCATTGGTAACGGTTTGTATCCGGTTGTGTTTGCGTCCCGGATTCTGGGAAAAGGTGCTTTGAAAGGGGGGATGCCCATGTATAAATACATCGCCAATCGCTTCCTGACGTTCACACAGAACCTGCTGATGAACCAGAAACTGTCGGAATATCATACCGGTTATCGGGCGTTCTCAGGAGAGGTGTTACGTAGTCTGAATTTCACGCACAACTCTGACGATTTTATTTTCGACAACGAGATGATCGCGCAGATTTTCTACAAAGGATTCGAAATTGCCGAAGTGACCTGCCCAACCAAATACTTTGAAGAAGCCTCGTCGATCAATTTCCGCCGGAGTTCCATCTACGGCTTGGGTGTGTTACGTACTTCTATCCTGTATCTATTTACGAAACTAGGGCTGATGCGCTGGAATGTGCTGACGCAGTAA
- a CDS encoding helix-turn-helix transcriptional regulator, with protein sequence MKPLLFKVPTVDDRSFRIEQDSFPHFYGHLHFHPEIQVTLIKEGEGTLIVGDKIDRFGPNDVLMLGSNLPHVLRSDPDYFLPDTTHRSIAISVLFHTEQLEPNVLNLPETRHLLHLLQESQHGIRFRCNEDHPLAQKFEQLPGQRPFEQLLTLLSILDFLSTNDNREVLSVTAFKHPQRPEDHQRLERVFSYILEKYHSPISLEDVANVANLTPGAFCRFFRQHTRKTFSTLLNEVRVEHACRYLRESKQSISQIAFSCGYTNLSNFNRQFKEIMGMPPGEYIRKYHS encoded by the coding sequence ATGAAACCGCTGCTCTTTAAAGTACCAACCGTCGATGATCGTTCCTTCCGGATTGAGCAGGACAGCTTTCCGCACTTCTATGGGCACCTTCATTTTCACCCGGAAATTCAGGTGACGTTGATTAAGGAAGGCGAAGGAACGTTGATTGTTGGTGATAAGATCGACCGGTTTGGTCCGAACGACGTACTGATGCTGGGATCAAACCTGCCCCATGTACTACGTAGTGATCCAGACTACTTTTTACCCGATACGACGCACCGTTCCATTGCAATTTCGGTTCTGTTTCATACCGAGCAATTGGAGCCCAACGTATTGAATCTGCCCGAAACTCGGCACCTGCTTCATCTTCTGCAGGAATCGCAACACGGCATCCGGTTTCGTTGCAACGAAGATCACCCACTGGCTCAGAAGTTCGAACAGTTGCCCGGTCAGCGTCCTTTCGAGCAGTTGCTGACGTTATTGTCTATTCTGGATTTCCTCTCGACCAATGACAACCGGGAGGTCTTATCAGTAACGGCGTTTAAGCATCCGCAGCGCCCCGAAGATCACCAGCGGCTGGAGCGCGTTTTCTCCTATATTCTGGAGAAATACCACTCCCCGATTTCGTTGGAGGACGTAGCGAATGTCGCGAATCTGACCCCCGGCGCGTTCTGCCGCTTTTTCCGTCAGCATACCCGCAAAACCTTTTCGACGCTCCTGAACGAGGTTCGCGTCGAACATGCCTGCCGGTACCTGCGCGAATCGAAGCAGTCGATCAGTCAGATTGCATTTTCCTGTGGCTATACGAATCTATCCAACTTTAATCGCCAATTCAAGGAAATCATGGGTATGCCCCCCGGCGAGTATATCCGCAAGTATCACAGCTAG
- a CDS encoding UbiA family prenyltransferase — MTLRTIWLHLRVPFSFFLLPIYWFALSQSPSVNPAYAIAVLLIVHLLLYPASNAYNSYFDKDEDSIGGLEKPPPVTVALYWVSWALDVLALLLGMFVNWPFIIYLLVYGFVTKAYSHDRIRLKKYPILSWLLISILQGGVTYVMTYVSISDLPLSSITEPRILFGGLLGTLNLLALYPVTQVYQHEEDARRGDMTISRLMGIRGTFLSAAIVYLLAAASFYVYFDGGKFFLLYLLCLSPAILFFLRWFWLVYQDVNQATYKMTMRMMWLAGVCQNVFFLILVFLTHS; from the coding sequence ATGACGCTTCGGACCATCTGGCTGCACCTGCGGGTGCCTTTCTCCTTTTTTCTGTTACCTATCTACTGGTTCGCGCTCAGTCAATCGCCCAGTGTCAACCCAGCATATGCTATTGCCGTACTGCTGATTGTTCATTTGCTGTTGTACCCGGCCAGCAACGCGTACAATAGTTATTTCGATAAAGATGAAGACAGTATTGGCGGGCTGGAGAAGCCTCCACCGGTAACTGTGGCATTATACTGGGTGTCGTGGGCGCTCGACGTGCTGGCTTTGCTATTAGGTATGTTCGTCAACTGGCCTTTTATCATCTACCTACTGGTTTATGGCTTCGTGACAAAAGCGTATAGCCATGATCGGATTCGTCTGAAAAAATACCCAATTCTAAGCTGGCTTTTGATCAGTATTCTGCAGGGAGGAGTTACGTATGTCATGACCTATGTATCGATCAGCGATCTGCCGCTGTCTTCGATAACAGAGCCACGCATATTGTTCGGCGGCTTACTGGGTACGCTGAATCTGCTGGCTCTTTATCCCGTAACGCAGGTTTATCAACACGAAGAGGATGCGCGCCGGGGCGATATGACTATTAGTCGGCTGATGGGAATACGAGGTACATTTCTTTCGGCTGCCATTGTTTATTTGCTGGCAGCCGCATCATTTTACGTGTATTTCGACGGGGGAAAGTTCTTCCTGCTGTATTTACTATGCTTGTCGCCCGCCATTTTATTTTTTCTACGCTGGTTCTGGCTCGTTTACCAGGACGTGAATCAGGCAACTTACAAGATGACGATGCGCATGATGTGGTTGGCGGGCGTGTGCCAAAACGTTTTTTTTCTGATTCTGGTATTTTTAACTCATTCGTAA
- a CDS encoding metallophosphoesterase family protein, translating into MNRRDVVRRMGAGLAAFSANDQTVLQRTPTKRRLLRVAHITDVHMQPLVGAAKGFERCLHHIQGLAERPDLIINGGDAIMEAHGRGQDSVRRQWKLYQDILKSENALPLLNCIGNHDIWCKKETHDAFMDGRQWAMDELQMNHRYNHFIRNGWHIVLLDSVQPKADGSWYTAHLDDKQFHWLADKLKAIPTEQPVLIVSHIPILAACVFFDGSRFSDENWTVPSRWMHSDTVKLTNLFSKYPNVKAALSGHIHLLDRVDYNNVSYYCNGAVSGAWWFSNYHHTSAGYALVDLFDDGSVTNTYVTYSKKS; encoded by the coding sequence ATGAATCGGCGAGATGTAGTTAGGCGAATGGGAGCGGGGCTGGCTGCCTTTTCTGCTAACGACCAGACAGTACTGCAACGAACACCAACCAAACGACGCTTGTTGCGTGTAGCACACATAACGGATGTGCATATGCAGCCGTTGGTTGGTGCCGCTAAAGGATTCGAGAGATGCCTGCATCATATTCAGGGGTTGGCTGAAAGGCCAGACCTGATTATCAATGGCGGTGATGCCATTATGGAAGCCCACGGGCGGGGGCAGGACAGCGTCCGGCGGCAGTGGAAATTATATCAGGATATCCTGAAAAGCGAGAATGCGCTACCACTGCTGAATTGCATCGGTAACCACGACATCTGGTGTAAAAAGGAAACGCATGATGCGTTTATGGATGGTCGGCAGTGGGCGATGGATGAGCTTCAGATGAACCATCGCTACAACCACTTTATTCGAAATGGCTGGCATATTGTCTTGCTGGACAGCGTACAGCCTAAAGCGGACGGCAGCTGGTACACGGCTCATCTGGATGATAAGCAATTCCACTGGCTTGCGGACAAGCTGAAGGCCATCCCAACGGAACAGCCCGTGTTGATTGTTTCTCACATCCCTATTCTGGCTGCCTGCGTATTTTTCGATGGGTCCCGGTTTTCGGATGAAAACTGGACGGTTCCGTCCCGCTGGATGCACAGTGATACGGTGAAGCTAACCAATCTGTTTTCCAAATACCCGAACGTAAAAGCGGCTTTGAGCGGGCACATTCATTTGCTGGACCGGGTGGACTATAACAACGTTAGTTACTACTGCAATGGGGCAGTAAGCGGTGCCTGGTGGTTCAGCAACTATCATCATACATCAGCCGGTTATGCTCTCGTTGATTTATTTGACGATGGTTCTGTAACGAACACCTACGTAACGTATAGCAAGAAGAGCTAA
- a CDS encoding dihydrodipicolinate synthase family protein, which produces MNVSVQWEGVYPALLTPFTADDQLDLPLFEKNLRAQLDAGVHGFIIGGSLGEASTLLSEEKIELLQSALAVCEGRVPVLVNIAEQSTKQAIARAQEAERNGADGLMLLPPMRYPADARETVTFFKAVAQATSLPIMIYNNPYDYKIMTTVAMFEELAELPNIQAVKESTRDLTNITRMRNAFGDRFKLMGGVDTLALEAILLGCDGWVGGLVDAFPAETVAIYDLAKAGLVAEALPLYRWFMPLLELDIHPKLVQYIKLAAQATGIGSEYVRAPRLPLTGDEREQVLNIIEAALEKRPVLV; this is translated from the coding sequence ATGAACGTTTCTGTCCAATGGGAAGGGGTGTACCCTGCTTTGCTGACTCCATTTACGGCCGACGATCAGCTTGATCTGCCGCTATTTGAAAAAAATCTTCGTGCTCAGCTTGACGCAGGTGTGCATGGATTCATCATTGGCGGCTCGCTGGGCGAAGCCAGTACGCTGCTAAGTGAGGAAAAAATTGAGTTGCTTCAGTCGGCATTAGCTGTGTGCGAGGGCCGGGTTCCCGTACTGGTCAACATCGCTGAGCAGTCGACAAAACAAGCCATTGCCCGTGCTCAGGAAGCAGAACGGAATGGGGCCGACGGACTGATGTTGTTGCCGCCCATGCGCTACCCTGCCGACGCACGCGAAACGGTTACGTTCTTCAAGGCTGTAGCGCAGGCAACTTCGCTGCCCATCATGATCTATAACAATCCATACGATTACAAGATCATGACGACGGTAGCAATGTTCGAGGAACTGGCTGAGTTGCCAAACATTCAGGCCGTGAAAGAGTCGACCCGCGATCTGACCAACATCACCCGCATGCGGAATGCTTTCGGCGATCGGTTCAAGCTGATGGGCGGTGTCGATACGCTGGCGCTTGAAGCTATACTACTGGGCTGTGATGGCTGGGTCGGTGGTTTGGTTGACGCATTCCCTGCCGAAACCGTCGCCATCTACGACCTGGCTAAAGCGGGTCTGGTTGCCGAAGCGCTGCCGCTTTACCGCTGGTTCATGCCGCTGCTGGAACTGGATATTCATCCTAAATTAGTTCAGTACATCAAACTGGCCGCTCAGGCAACGGGCATCGGCTCGGAATACGTACGGGCCCCTCGTTTGCCGCTCACTGGCGACGAACGCGAACAAGTTCTGAACATCATCGAAGCCGCGCTGGAAAAGAGACCGGTTTTAGTTTAG
- a CDS encoding type III polyketide synthase codes for MRQHPGSYINSIGTAVPDYTISQQQAVAFMTSALELDERESRRLKALYRQTAIDQRHSVLEDYIRTPEEFTFYANTPGLEPFPTVSQRMGIYRQKAVPLAVKAVEDCLNQHPDFDRQSITHLIVVSCTGLYAPGPDIELIEALGLSYTTQRLAINFMGCYGAFNGLKAADAIVRAEPDAHVLLVCVELCTLHFQKKTDVDQILSNALFADGAAAVLIESRPRPDQSFRLRSFYCDLLPDGKHAMAWHVSDFGFEMTLTSEVPSFIQQGIGQLMSRLLFQSGLAMDKLGFYALHPGGRRILEVIEQQLGLSTHDNRYAYEVLRQNGNMSSATVLFVLKGIWQDLAMGTADIDPERPNILSCAFGPGLTLESMILETIMPEPAFTASAHSSASALVS; via the coding sequence ATGAGACAGCATCCTGGCAGTTATATAAATTCAATAGGTACGGCTGTACCAGATTATACTATTTCGCAGCAGCAGGCGGTGGCGTTTATGACAAGCGCCCTGGAACTGGATGAACGCGAAAGCCGTCGGCTTAAAGCTTTATACCGGCAAACCGCTATCGACCAACGGCATTCGGTACTGGAAGACTATATCCGAACTCCCGAGGAATTTACCTTTTACGCCAACACCCCCGGTCTGGAACCGTTTCCAACCGTAAGTCAGCGGATGGGCATTTATCGCCAGAAAGCCGTTCCGCTCGCAGTGAAGGCCGTAGAAGATTGCCTGAACCAGCACCCCGACTTTGACCGGCAATCCATTACGCACCTGATTGTAGTAAGTTGTACGGGCTTGTACGCACCGGGTCCTGATATTGAACTAATCGAAGCGCTGGGTTTATCTTACACAACACAGCGTCTGGCAATTAATTTTATGGGGTGCTACGGGGCTTTCAATGGCCTGAAAGCAGCCGATGCCATCGTCCGCGCTGAACCTGACGCGCACGTACTACTTGTCTGCGTGGAGTTGTGTACGCTCCATTTTCAAAAGAAAACCGACGTTGATCAGATCCTGTCCAATGCCCTGTTTGCCGATGGGGCAGCGGCCGTTCTGATCGAAAGCCGCCCTCGTCCCGATCAGTCCTTTCGGCTTCGGTCGTTTTACTGCGATCTCCTGCCCGATGGGAAGCACGCTATGGCCTGGCACGTCAGTGATTTTGGCTTTGAAATGACCCTGACCTCCGAAGTCCCCTCGTTTATTCAGCAAGGCATTGGCCAGTTGATGAGCCGGCTTCTGTTCCAGTCCGGACTTGCCATGGACAAGCTGGGCTTTTATGCCCTGCACCCCGGCGGTCGACGAATCCTGGAAGTAATTGAGCAGCAACTCGGCCTTAGCACCCACGATAACCGCTACGCCTACGAGGTCCTGCGACAGAACGGCAATATGTCGTCGGCTACGGTCTTGTTTGTTTTAAAAGGCATCTGGCAGGATCTGGCTATGGGAACAGCCGATATCGATCCGGAACGTCCCAATATATTGAGCTGTGCATTCGGTCCTGGCCTGACGCTCGAGTCAATGATTCTGGAAACTATCATGCCGGAGCCAGCATTTACTGCGTCAGCACATTCCAGCGCATCAGCCCTAGTTTCGTAA
- a CDS encoding HNH endonuclease signature motif containing protein, with amino-acid sequence MARYLFDTSFEQRLIDVCRTADSMAKAAVILGMNYKTLCFHAKRLGCFKPNQPGKGLSKEPSKIPIAIARIFDGTHTTYQTHKLKKRLLKEGYKQAQCELCGLSEWMGRQIPLELHHRNGVNIDNSLDNLELLCPNCHALTDNYRAKNIKKLSARMETSAVEPLKFGETLL; translated from the coding sequence ATGGCGCGCTATTTATTCGATACCTCTTTTGAGCAAAGACTGATAGATGTTTGTCGCACTGCTGATAGTATGGCAAAAGCAGCTGTGATACTTGGTATGAACTACAAAACACTTTGTTTTCATGCTAAGCGATTAGGATGTTTCAAGCCAAATCAACCAGGCAAAGGACTTAGTAAAGAGCCATCTAAAATACCTATTGCTATTGCGAGAATATTTGATGGAACTCATACTACATATCAGACTCACAAGCTCAAAAAAAGATTATTGAAGGAAGGTTATAAACAAGCCCAGTGTGAACTTTGTGGCTTATCCGAATGGATGGGTAGGCAAATTCCATTGGAGTTGCATCACAGGAATGGAGTCAACATAGATAACTCTTTGGATAACTTAGAGTTACTATGTCCCAATTGTCATGCGCTGACAGATAACTATAGAGCCAAGAATATTAAGAAATTGAGTGCGCGGATGGAAACGTCCGCAGTAGAACCGCTTAAATTCGGGGAAACCTTATTGTGA